One part of the Aneurinibacillus sp. REN35 genome encodes these proteins:
- a CDS encoding spore germination protein, producing the protein MLAFLRRIFQRRMYPYHRSAHASSARSSARQKELGRGAEADFALLSAQCKMEDFTYRRLDTAICCYIATIVSLEYVDKYIVQALLSVSSDQKMRLPLLEKLQGSEVEQLKDMDACISKLLQGWAIVLHDDGLPIAVNVFDVPERSVSPSENETTIFGPQENFIESLMTNVGIVRKRLKSRDLQLDVTLVGERTHTMVGLLWLEGIANPQNIAELKKRLSTIQRDGITDISELAEFLEDNPYSPFPNFISTTQPQKTVSSLLDGRIIMMVDGSPYVWITPSTFWEFFQSPDDYYNRWVSGSLIRSLRMFGLFAALFLTAIYVAITTFHYQMIPRDMVMTLLETRTKVPFPPLIEAMLMEITIEFLREAGVRLPTKIGQTIGIVGGIVIGQAAVIAGFTSNFLIIAVALSSIASFVIPSYLMANAVRTIRYVLIILAGFFGFVGIVIGFTMITLHLLEMRSLGAPYLSPLVPLRVGDWVDSVIRFPSTLAISRSTFARPRDVKRAGKEEGDNQNST; encoded by the coding sequence ATGCTGGCATTCTTACGGCGAATTTTCCAGCGCCGCATGTATCCCTATCATCGTTCTGCACATGCTTCATCTGCTCGTTCTTCTGCTAGACAAAAGGAATTGGGGCGGGGGGCTGAGGCTGACTTTGCGCTTTTGTCCGCCCAGTGCAAGATGGAGGATTTTACATACCGCCGTTTGGATACAGCGATTTGCTGTTACATCGCAACAATTGTGTCATTAGAGTATGTTGATAAATATATTGTACAGGCACTTTTGTCTGTCTCATCAGATCAAAAGATGAGATTGCCTCTTCTTGAGAAACTTCAGGGAAGTGAAGTGGAGCAGCTAAAGGATATGGATGCATGTATAAGCAAGCTGCTGCAGGGCTGGGCCATTGTTTTGCATGATGACGGGCTGCCGATTGCGGTGAATGTATTCGACGTTCCAGAGAGATCGGTAAGTCCGTCAGAGAATGAGACGACGATTTTTGGACCGCAGGAGAATTTCATTGAATCATTAATGACCAATGTCGGGATTGTGCGTAAACGCCTGAAGTCGCGCGATTTACAGCTTGATGTCACGTTGGTCGGAGAACGTACGCATACGATGGTTGGGCTTTTGTGGCTCGAGGGGATTGCGAATCCGCAGAACATAGCGGAGCTAAAAAAACGCCTCAGCACCATACAGCGAGACGGAATTACTGACATCAGCGAACTGGCCGAATTTCTTGAAGATAATCCGTATTCTCCTTTTCCGAACTTTATTTCGACCACACAGCCACAGAAGACTGTGTCCTCGTTGTTGGATGGCAGAATTATCATGATGGTGGACGGCTCGCCATATGTGTGGATTACGCCAAGTACGTTCTGGGAGTTTTTTCAGTCACCGGATGATTATTATAACCGCTGGGTATCAGGCTCCTTAATTCGTTCGCTGCGTATGTTTGGTTTGTTTGCTGCCCTGTTTTTAACGGCGATTTATGTAGCGATTACGACCTTTCATTATCAAATGATACCCCGCGATATGGTGATGACGCTTTTAGAGACACGAACGAAAGTTCCCTTCCCTCCGCTTATCGAAGCGATGCTGATGGAGATTACCATCGAATTCCTGCGGGAAGCCGGTGTGCGTCTGCCAACAAAAATCGGACAAACAATCGGCATTGTTGGCGGTATTGTTATTGGGCAGGCAGCGGTTATAGCGGGGTTTACCAGCAATTTTTTGATTATCGCTGTTGCGCTATCCTCGATTGCTTCTTTTGTTATCCCTTCGTATCTTATGGCGAATGCAGTTCGCACCATTCGCTATGTGCTTATTATTTTAGCCGGTTTTTTCGGCTTTGTTGGCATCGTGATTGGTTTTACGATGATTACGCTTCATTTGTTAGAGATGCGTTCACTTGGAGCGCCATACTTATCGCCGCTCGTTCCTCTGCGTGTAGGGGATTGGGTCGATAGCGTGATACGATTTCCGTCTACTTTAGCGATAAGTCGTTCTACATTTGCCCGGCCGCGGGATGTGAAGCGGGCAGGAAAAGAGGAAGGAGATAATCAAAATTCTACATGA
- a CDS encoding HAMP domain-containing sensor histidine kinase, whose protein sequence is MLNQVVIKLWITIIGLVAVVLTALSLTLMSFLDGFYERQRTDDLQQLAQHMAHVIVVYKDREKTFGIAKELVDVYDTRMVVTGQLGKGLAKNDKLDDAAIPEVKAEEFLKHPELKKARSDDRIAVTRDFFPVVPQDGSVPHYEEFVAVAVPLHSGGLNDELILYQTMDELRETTYKTTRLIFYAAAIGIVLTTFFAFFLSTRITQPLRSMKKAADSYAQGDFSTQISIRTNDEIGDLAATINHMANRLNGLIVALSREKEQVASVLKSMTDGVITFDHTGAIIVTNPPADELLKAWNYEQDIQDNMAGDQKQVNGLPPSLRSILEQVLELEEEGVADVIIQGRIYAVVMAPLYDNEQVRGAVAVLRDMTHERRLDKLRKDFVANVSHELRTPLVMLQGYSEAIVDDIAQSSEEKKELAQIIYDESLRMSRLVNELLDLARMEAGYIQLEIQPSNLLQLEDKIIRKFNGVAKEQGIHLALDWQAVNDTFPFDADRIEQVLTNLVDNAIRHTTTGGTVTLRTFNRNDLYIIEITDTGSGIPAEDLPFVFERFYKADKARTRGRSGTGLGLSIVKNIVEGHHGTITVRSKLGEGTTFSIQLPVQPEEGRRG, encoded by the coding sequence GTGTTAAATCAGGTTGTAATTAAGCTGTGGATCACCATCATTGGATTGGTGGCTGTCGTATTGACCGCGCTTAGCCTGACGCTTATGTCTTTTCTGGATGGGTTTTATGAACGCCAGCGCACGGATGATTTACAGCAGCTGGCACAGCATATGGCTCATGTTATTGTAGTCTATAAGGATCGGGAGAAAACATTCGGGATTGCCAAGGAATTGGTAGACGTCTATGATACGCGTATGGTTGTGACCGGGCAATTGGGTAAGGGATTGGCAAAAAACGATAAGCTAGACGATGCGGCCATTCCTGAAGTGAAGGCGGAGGAGTTTTTAAAGCATCCGGAGCTTAAGAAGGCACGCAGTGATGATCGAATCGCCGTCACACGCGATTTCTTCCCCGTCGTGCCGCAGGATGGAAGTGTTCCTCACTATGAGGAGTTTGTGGCGGTGGCTGTTCCCCTTCATTCTGGAGGATTGAATGATGAGCTAATCCTGTACCAGACAATGGATGAACTTCGGGAGACAACATATAAGACAACCCGTCTTATTTTTTATGCAGCCGCCATTGGCATTGTGCTGACGACATTTTTTGCATTCTTCTTATCCACCCGTATCACGCAGCCGCTCCGTTCCATGAAGAAAGCGGCCGATTCGTATGCGCAAGGGGATTTTTCCACCCAAATCTCCATTCGAACAAATGATGAGATTGGTGATTTGGCGGCGACAATCAATCATATGGCCAATAGGCTCAATGGCTTGATTGTAGCGCTCTCACGTGAAAAAGAGCAGGTGGCAAGTGTTCTGAAAAGCATGACCGATGGGGTTATTACATTCGATCATACCGGTGCGATTATCGTGACTAATCCGCCAGCTGATGAACTGCTGAAGGCGTGGAATTACGAACAAGATATACAAGACAATATGGCTGGGGATCAGAAGCAAGTGAATGGACTGCCGCCATCGCTACGCTCGATTTTAGAGCAAGTGCTAGAGTTGGAAGAAGAAGGCGTGGCAGATGTGATTATTCAAGGCCGGATCTACGCTGTCGTCATGGCCCCGCTCTATGATAACGAGCAGGTGCGGGGAGCGGTTGCCGTGCTGCGCGATATGACACATGAGCGTCGTCTTGATAAGCTGCGCAAAGACTTCGTCGCCAACGTCTCGCATGAGCTGCGCACCCCGCTTGTGATGCTGCAGGGATATAGTGAAGCGATTGTAGATGATATAGCTCAGTCGTCTGAGGAGAAAAAAGAACTCGCACAAATTATATATGATGAGTCGCTCCGCATGTCACGTCTTGTGAATGAGCTATTGGATTTGGCCCGAATGGAAGCAGGCTATATTCAGCTTGAAATCCAGCCGTCCAATTTGCTGCAGCTTGAAGATAAGATTATTCGGAAGTTCAATGGCGTAGCCAAAGAGCAGGGCATCCACCTTGCTCTTGATTGGCAGGCTGTAAATGATACGTTTCCTTTTGATGCGGACCGTATCGAACAGGTGCTGACCAATCTGGTAGACAATGCGATTCGTCATACGACGACAGGCGGCACGGTTACCCTCCGTACGTTTAACCGCAATGATTTGTACATCATTGAGATTACGGATACAGGAAGCGGGATTCCTGCTGAGGATTTGCCGTTTGTATTTGAGCGATTCTATAAAGCCGATAAGGCTCGGACGCGCGGACGTTCCGGCACGGGTCTTGGGCTGTCGATAGTCAAAAATATTGTAGAAGGCCACCATGGCACAATTACCGTGCGCAGTAAGCTAGGAGAAGGTACAACATTCTCTATTCAACTGCCGGTTCAGCCTGAGGAAGGAAGACGCGGATGA
- a CDS encoding DEAD/DEAH box helicase, translated as MKNFADIAFAPFLVTGLAKMNIKTPTPIQQQTIPLLLEGYSVVGESQTGTGKTLAYLLPLLEKIEADASAAQALILAPTRELTVQIRQVLDELCSGTNIRFQIIMGGVDIKRQIEKLKQKPHIIVGSPGRIHDLIEKKRLKVHEVKTVVIDEADQMLESGMIREVEAVMQRTPRDRQISVFSATISPLVEEWGEKWTQDELKVVKIRKASRLPDRIEHSFLVTPEKEKFETLRRLLHALQPERALIFVKKLHLVTDIAKWLVAKDIRIAGIHSDTKKAEREQAMNAIRKGDITCLVTTDLLARGLDIEDVTHVINFDLPFDTEGYIHRVGRTGRAGKSGMAVTLLEPKEKFMAGKLAKQLHIEMPERVLLRGQLIPLQEKSLRSPSKKRNTKEKTKYHNKRK; from the coding sequence ATGAAAAACTTTGCCGACATTGCTTTTGCCCCTTTTCTAGTAACAGGACTTGCTAAGATGAACATTAAAACACCGACACCCATCCAGCAGCAGACGATTCCGCTTCTGCTTGAAGGGTATAGCGTAGTGGGGGAATCGCAGACAGGCACAGGTAAGACGCTTGCCTATTTGCTGCCGCTTCTTGAGAAGATTGAAGCAGACGCTTCGGCAGCGCAAGCGCTGATCCTTGCTCCCACCAGGGAGCTTACGGTACAAATTCGACAGGTGCTTGACGAGTTGTGCAGCGGTACCAATATTCGGTTTCAGATTATTATGGGCGGTGTAGATATTAAGCGCCAGATTGAGAAGTTGAAGCAGAAGCCGCATATTATCGTAGGTTCGCCCGGTCGTATTCATGACTTAATTGAGAAGAAACGGCTGAAAGTTCATGAAGTAAAAACAGTCGTTATCGACGAAGCGGATCAGATGCTTGAATCTGGCATGATCCGTGAAGTAGAGGCGGTCATGCAGCGGACACCAAGAGATCGGCAGATTTCAGTATTCTCCGCCACAATCTCGCCACTCGTAGAAGAATGGGGCGAGAAGTGGACACAGGATGAACTAAAAGTAGTAAAAATAAGAAAGGCATCTCGCCTTCCGGATCGTATTGAGCATAGTTTTCTCGTTACACCTGAGAAGGAAAAATTCGAGACGCTCCGCCGCCTTCTGCATGCGCTACAGCCGGAGCGGGCTTTGATTTTTGTTAAGAAACTTCACCTTGTCACAGACATTGCGAAGTGGCTGGTTGCTAAGGACATTCGTATCGCGGGTATTCACAGCGATACGAAGAAGGCAGAGCGCGAACAGGCAATGAATGCAATCCGTAAAGGGGATATTACATGCTTAGTCACGACGGATTTGTTGGCGCGAGGTCTTGACATTGAAGATGTTACTCATGTTATTAACTTCGATTTGCCGTTTGATACGGAAGGCTATATTCACCGTGTAGGACGAACCGGACGTGCCGGTAAATCCGGTATGGCGGTTACTCTGCTTGAGCCAAAGGAGAAATTCATGGCAGGCAAGCTGGCCAAACAGCTTCATATCGAGATGCCTGAGCGCGTACTGTTACGTGGACAACTGATTCCTTTGCAGGAAAAGAGCTTACGGTCACCAAGCAAAAAAAGAAATACTAAAGAAAAGACAAAATATCATAATAAAAGAAAGTGA
- a CDS encoding GerAB/ArcD/ProY family transporter has product MDEERGVYGGAFSIDPIYLFFLVNTMQIGVGILRAPRIMAEHVGNEGWISVLLGALLIQVIMLLVFHVLKRYQNRNLLEVGEILLGKPINYCTSVIIGLYYFLLGVLLIRDFIGILQDFIFTFTSPIYLFLLFLFPCYLLLRGGISLLTRFSVIVFFSTAWLLVFLIYVYINFQWEFMLPLFQHSISDYIRGTKEITLDYFGFEVAFFFYSLLARKENALLYASLGHWFSTAIYLAVIVGATGLYGSEMLKQQSYPVMDMFRIIQLPFVERVEIIGISVWGMLVIISSAGFILIGGMSIKHVWKQSFLCKPHILILLAFVTLLFLPSRFLDIDNILSFLGVFWLYVIITSTVLFVLLTYIKHGRRMRG; this is encoded by the coding sequence ATGGACGAGGAGCGGGGTGTTTATGGTGGTGCGTTTTCAATTGATCCCATCTATCTGTTCTTTTTGGTTAATACAATGCAGATAGGGGTTGGAATATTGCGTGCACCGCGCATTATGGCTGAGCATGTGGGGAATGAAGGCTGGATCTCTGTTTTATTGGGAGCTCTGTTAATCCAAGTTATTATGCTCCTCGTCTTTCATGTGCTTAAAAGATATCAAAACCGCAATTTATTAGAAGTAGGAGAGATCCTGCTCGGTAAACCGATTAATTATTGTACTTCAGTTATCATCGGCCTATATTATTTTTTGCTTGGTGTGCTTTTGATCCGAGATTTTATTGGAATTCTACAGGATTTTATTTTTACATTTACCTCTCCCATCTATTTGTTTCTTCTCTTTCTATTTCCTTGTTATCTTTTGCTTCGCGGCGGCATTTCGCTGTTGACTCGCTTTAGCGTCATTGTTTTTTTCTCTACGGCCTGGCTGTTAGTGTTTCTTATTTATGTATACATTAATTTTCAATGGGAGTTTATGCTGCCTCTTTTTCAGCACAGCATCTCAGACTACATAAGGGGTACAAAGGAAATCACACTCGATTATTTCGGCTTTGAAGTCGCATTTTTCTTCTATTCACTGCTTGCTCGTAAAGAGAACGCGCTGTTGTATGCTTCGCTTGGTCATTGGTTTAGTACGGCAATCTATTTGGCGGTCATTGTTGGAGCTACAGGGTTGTACGGAAGTGAGATGCTCAAGCAGCAATCCTATCCAGTTATGGATATGTTCCGTATTATACAGCTTCCCTTTGTTGAACGTGTTGAAATTATCGGTATTAGCGTGTGGGGCATGCTGGTCATTATTTCATCTGCCGGTTTTATTCTGATTGGAGGCATGAGCATCAAGCATGTATGGAAGCAATCGTTTCTCTGTAAGCCGCATATTTTAATTTTGTTAGCCTTTGTTACCTTGTTGTTTTTACCTTCCCGTTTTTTAGACATAGATAATATCTTATCATTTCTTGGTGTTTTCTGGCTGTATGTGATAATCACCAGCACTGTGTTGTTCGTTCTTCTCACCTATATTAAGCATGGGAGGCGGATGAGGGGATGA